TGGCTGAGGGAGATTGAACAGTATGCCAACAACCAAGTTGTGACTATATTAGTCGGTGAGAACATAAGACATAATTTTTTTCTGCTAGTTATTTCATGTGCTTTGTATGTTTGGTCTCGTAATCTGATTTCTTGTTTTGGTAGGTAATAAAATAGACCTGGCGGATAAGAGAGAGGTGCATCGACAGAGAGCTGAAGACTTTGCAGAGGCTCAGAGCATGCTCTATCTGGAGACCTCTGCTAAAGAGTCTGACAATGTTGAGAAACTTTTCCTCGACTTGGCCTGTGAGCTTATTCGAGAGGCCAAACAAAACAAGCTGGACAACAATGATACTGCCCCGATGCCTGGTGAGGGTAAAACCATCAGTTACTTGAGCTGCTGCAACGTCAATTAGAGCCTTCTGGCTGTTGTAACTCAGTATAAATTGACAGCAGACAGCAGATGGCTGAGCCTCTATGCCTCTGTCCATCTCTGGTGACATCAAACCACCACTTAAGTCCTCTCATTTATATCCAATACCCATGCCTTTTAAAAAACAAGAGTTTTAGTCAACATTAGTTTGGCCTGCCAGAAAGAAGCATTTTAAAATGCTGCCATGGACTATATTGTCCGCAATGCAACAGCCTGACCACCTGATGCATCTTGGCAATCCGAGTAGGGCTCCGTTTTGTCCTATTCACCCTTTTATAGAGATTTAGCATTTGCATTTAACATCAGTATTCACCAGCAGTGTTTATGTGATTTAAAATCCCAGGTTTTTGTTACTAATCCTATCACactaattgtaaaaataatgagATGGATCGAGTAGTGTAAAATATGTTTACATTCAGTACCTGTTGGAAACACCAACTCTAATCAGACTTTCCTTTGGTCCGCACAATCATGTGTTTGCCTCTACCGTGGCAAAGACATGCCATGATTGCCAAAACAAGGTTGTTAGTCTTTTTAATTTCATATGAGTAGGTATTTGCAccaatgtctttttttaaactgtgaaatACTGAAGTGAAACCCTATAGAAGATTTGTACTTGCTgctaaaatattttaatgttaacatTAATTAAGTGAAACAAGCATATACAGTTAATACTCTACAACACTGAAACAGTATTGAATAATGCCATTATAATTTGTTGATATTATTTGCCTGTCTTTAGCTGGTGGGTGTTAAATGAAAAGGAAATTGGCActgtcatttttcttttgcaaatgTTTTATACACCTTCAATTTGACCTTGTCTGATCTAACTGCACTGATGTGACTATTCCTGCCTTTGTTGTTGCTATATGCCAGTAAGAGGCCATTCTTGTAGTTTCTCTTGAAATGTGCATTTATTGTGGAATTGAACGGTCCAGCATGTTTTGCCATAATATGTAGTGTctatgttacatttatttgccATAACTGTTTTGTACCATATTGCACAATGCCATACACTGCacattttgtaaaattttgtcttttattgtaCAAACTGTAGTACATCTCAGCACTTtgcttttatattttagttataTCTTTGTTAAACTGGCTGACATTATCTTTTGCATTTGAACCTAGATCCAACATGTTACTTATTGTTAATCTCTATTAACTTCATGTCTATAAAACAAGAAATACAATGCCCATTTGTGTGCACTCTTTTGTGTcaccccatagactgtataaagcatataatatttataaatacagtctatgggaggagctcggagtagagccgctgcttcttcacattgagaggagcagctgaggtggctctgttcaggatgcctcttgGACACCTtcgggtcccaccggaggagctggaggacatgtctgggtgtctggggtgaggaaagtctgggagtccctccttagactgctgcccccgacCCGGCTCctgataagcggaagaaaatggatggatgaacatacagtctatggtcgcctctatttaaattaaatacaatattgCAAGTCTAAGGTCACATTTACCTTATAAAccacaacattttatttcctgCATTGTACATAATTACAGTGTGATTTTTATGCTTATTTTTATTCCGATGATGACAAAAGCTAAActtcttatttgtatttattttcatttccatgtatttatttttgttagacTATCATTGCGTTGCGTTTATCACTATAGAACTGCAACTCCCATCAGCCCCTGCGACTGTTTACTACATGAGACAGTCTGCAGCGCTGTCTTCTGCACTGGCTCCGCTCTTCGTCTTAAAAACACTCGTCTTTGTATGATAATAAGCTTATTGTCAGTCAGACTGAAGGCTGTCTGCAGGAGCGTCTCTGGAGTCACGTGCTGTCAACACCTCCGTGGATTTGCTGACAAACTCATTCTCATTTCCTCTTCTTGACGGGACAGTCACGCGTCATCTCGGAGCTCACGAGATGAACTTCGTTGTTATGATTAGAAACTAAAACTCCACAGTCCACTCAGTTTGACAGACGACAGTAGAGATGAGGCCCGGGACATTTGGGCGTTTGGATGGGATTTGGATTGTGGCTGTCTGCATCTTGACGCTCTGTCTAGGATCTCTACACGCCATGGCGCTCAAATCTAAACTTTTAACAAGGTTTGGAGGGCAGACTAACACCAAAGATAGCCAAATAAGCTATAAAACTCTGTACATTGACCAAAAGGTGAGTAAAGAGAGGTTGGGGCAgtatttttcattgtatttcatTGTAATATTTCAAGGATGTGTCTTATTAAGCTGTGTGTGGCTCTGTACATTTACCCCACAGACTATATGCTTCATCCTTATGCTTTATATGCTGCCATTATGTTATTTAAACCCACACTAGTTCTATAATATCTCAATTAAGTAGCTATTGCTTATGTGCAGTGGCTAGACAATGAGTACTTCAGATGACTTCCTGTAGTGAAAAGTTCTGCTCCTGCTACTACTGTAATATCCTGTTGGCTGTCTGCCTTTAGAGGTCTTTAAGGGCCAAGTGAATGTAAAGAGAGCATAAGTCTGCAGGCTTCTTTTAAGCTATACATTGCCGATGAAGCAAAACTTTTCATAGAGTCGTATTTCAAGTCGTGTGTGTGGCATTTAAGCACAGCTGCAAGACTTGGCTTGTGAACTTAAAGTCAAGTCACTGCACTGGGTTTGCTTAGAATGAAGGGAAAAACAAGAAGACAGTAGTAGCTTAGGTATATAGTGTGCCTAGATATGTAAAAGTGGGTTTCTAATTCAATTATTTGCTTATTTTGTAGTTAAATTGAGGCTGTGTTTACAATATTTATGATTATATACagtgatgtttttttcagacagaGACAATCCACTGCACCTGGTCCAACTCAACCCACGGCATCCTTTTTGATCTAGTTTGGTCTCCTTTCATTCACATCACTTTGAGCTCGtctgcttttactgacagttaCTTAAAgcattatttttgattattaaaCTACAAAActctataactctatataacacTTTACTCCACCCTCAATCAAACAGGATGCCGGGAAGAGCACAGCCACTAATCAGTTGATGTCTGCAGGAAATCCTCTCGAACACCCTCTGCCCAACACAATGAATGGAAGTGTCTTATAGCATCCTTCTCACAGACTAGACCACAGAACCCCTCcttgatttatttttctcacaCTTTTGCCTCATATCACATAACATATACAGTGCAATTTGCATGAGTAAAGCTATAGGTCAGCATCAAATTAACATAACTTTTCACTACCACTACCTTTTCACCACATGGGGGCAGTAGTCATCAATGTCTGCATTACTTATAAAACTACTAGATTTGTGATCAGCATATTAAGTGGGTGCAAGAGACACTCATCAGACTAGTGTTGTTTACGATGTTGGGTTATCAGTGTAGTAATGATATTAAAGTTGTATATTTGTCAGCTGAAGTCTGTAATTCTATCTGGACACCTAATACTTCTGCGGAGGAGATGCAATTTAATATTCTCCCTCCTcttacagatttttttgttgACAGGGGGTATTACATGTGAGCCAGTGTTCTGCCAACCTCCATTTAAACAGTCTCAAGGCCCCCTTACACTTTAAAGCACTGCCAAACACTAAAGAGTCGCGGGCTGAATGAACACATTGAGGCCCCAGAATCTTTTAGCTGTCATTGGCTCATAAAATTGCTGCCTCTTTTGTTTCCTCTGAGAAGAGCTAGTGGGTGAGAAGAGTGGAAAAAAAGCactaaaaacattttgtatCAGGCACTGGAGGGGTTTGAGTCAGTGGATAACTCTGGCATGGCCTCAGCCTCATGGGGTCGTTCTCgctgtgaagttgttgtgaTTCGTTTTCCTTTTGTCTGCATGAGAACACAGGAAGCAGAGTTGAAAAGCGAAGATACCCCAGAATCCCAGAGGTTTGATCATTCCGAGAACGcagttaaagtggaactaatgCAGCTTCCCTTAAACTGGCACCAACATTTTTCATACAAATTGGGGCTAATTACACAGAAAGTCTGACCTCAGAGTTGTCATCTCACAGCCACATATCAGGAGCAGGGCCAAGCCTTTCATCACAGCAAGTCCACTACACTGTATCTACACAACAAAGCAGATATTATTAACATATTCTATTGTTTGTGAATTACAATAGTTCATATAAATACTAGGGGAGCGATGAGACATAAATCCCACAGTACAATACAAGGCACACTACTGGGTCCatggaaaagaaacaaaaaaaataataatttctcgaTATTTCTTTAGGACTAGGCTCTAATAATATTCAGAAGATATTATGACAATCTAACAGAACTATGTTAATGCGTGTGTTAAATGTATTAGTTGAGGTTTAAGTATGAATCACTCCCAGGGATGCAAAAATTTACTCTACATTTCTATcatcaaaacaacattcacaattATATCAATGTTTTGATATAGTTAGATATAGTTTAAACATAATTGAATACATATTAACTTTACTTATATATTAGGATATTTTTCTTTCAGTAAAAACTTTTagctattatcattatttattatgattatttactttttattactttgtatttattatttatgttcttaGTCTTGGGACATTTTATTGAAAGTCAATAGGTTTCTGCATATAGTATCAAGGAGGACCAACAATTGAGTTATAAATTCTGCTTTGATATGAAAAAGTAATCCAGTTAGCTAACATGGATAAATGAAAATTGTTCTGGTGGACTGGGGTCTAATGTCACGGCATTTTCCATATTGAGAAGACAAATGTTAAAAGCAGAGAAGACAAAGGAATTGAGTTATACTAAaccattttcttttttccagaTTGATCATTTTGGATTTCATGAAGATGGCACTTTTAAACAGCGCTACCTCCTTTCTGACAAGTACTGGCACCAACCTGGAGGTCCTATTTTGTTCTACACTGGGAACGAAGGCGACATCACCTGGTTCTGCAACAACACCGTAAGTCTCAGGAAATTGTATTTGTCATTTTCGAGTCAAAAGTGTGGTATTTTAACACGTTTGAGTTTTGCAGGGATTCATGTGGGAGGTTGCAAAGGAGTTGGGCGCCATGCTGATTTTTGCAGAACATCGTTACTATGGAGAATCTATGCCATTTGGGGAGGCTTCATACAGTGTAAGCCACCACATACATGACACTGTCAAGAACACAgtgaaatattgtgatttttagtATATAACTACAACATACAAAGATCAGAAAAGGCTTCATACTAGAAATTTAGTGACAGTTCAAAATTGCAGAACTGATAGTTAGCTGACATTTCACAGTGGCATGCAGCACTTTCATTTACTCGTTTGTataaccattataacatggttaaaaatgtataaaagttaaatatacaTAATATGTCTCCCGTTTATTTTCCCATATTACGTGTGTACTCTTTTACTCACAGGACAGCAAACATCTGAACTACTTGACCTCAGAGCAGGCACTGGcagattttgcagttttgattaaaaacttaaaaagcaCTATACCCGGAGCCCAACAAAGTCCTGTTATTGCAATTGGAGGTTCTTATGGAGGGATGCTCGCGGCCTGGTTTAGAATGAAATACCCAAATATAGTCGTCGGGTAAGTAATGTTTTCTGATATGTTGATGTATGTCCTTTTTTTTAGGAAATGAATCACTGCTTTCATCATCATTATGCTTTCATCAATAGACAGAAAATCTTTGGATCATTTTCAAAGGCATTGTCTGCCAGTATTCATATTAAAAAGTAGGGTCTTTCAGATTTATAATTGCTATGCCTGTACCAGAGGTAATGCATATATATtaagtttgaaaaataaatgtgaactgACTTTGTGTTTCAGAGCTCTGGCAGCCTCAGCTCCAATATGGCAGTTCCCTGGTTTGGTGCCATGTGGAGCCTTCCACAAAACAGTAACTCAGGACTTTGCCAAAAGTGGCTATAACTGTGAAGTGAACATCAGAAAATCATGGTCGGCCATAAATAATATTTCTTCTACTGGtatgttttttcaatatttaaacaTTCAAACTAATATTGAGGCTTTTAGTGAGTTAAAAGAGGGTCAATTGACTTCATAAAAAACAGCACTAGTTGTAGGTTTTAGCAGCTTGCTGAACAGGCAGTACCGAGTCTAAGGGCCAGCAAGGACAGCTTGAGAAACTGAATGTGTAGGATCCTTAAAATTTACAACCTGCATAACTCACAGCATTTCAGAGATTTGGTATTCCACTCAGGTTCGAAGAGAGGCACTGCACTTAATTCTCTGCTGAGAGCCCCATACATCATGCTCTACCTGTTTCTTATACTACCGAGCACAGAAAGACACTGCTGCTATTGCAATTGCAATTGCAATTTGCTTCATGAGTAAAATACTCAtgaaacaaatgtaattttctATCCTAAATTTGCATACTTGGATGAGTAATTGGTGAAATACCCAGTCTCCACAAAAATTCAGAGATATTTTACTGTAATAACATTTGCAATTAATCTATTTCACCAGTATAGGAACTCGTATTGGATTTGTAATTGTGCAACAGACAGAAGCATTTTGTCACTGTTCCAAAAGATGAATTGGCTTGGCAACTGAGTCTGTACATTTAATATTGCAGCTGATTTCCTGGGTACCAATCGGCAAGACAAAGCAAGTACAATCCTACAGCAGTTTGCCATTTtcaatcaaatgtattttactactattgTTTACCTCAGCATATTAGAAATGTGACATAGATCTAGCCCCTAACTGTTTTAATTCAcattttgtgtatgtttttaagCATCTGGTCTCGAGTGGCTGTCAGTGGAATTTAGTCTCTGTGAttctctcaaaaacaaaaatgatgtgGTGAGTTTCAAAAACTGGCTCCAGGAAACGTGGGTGAACCTGGCCATGGTGGACTATCCGTATGAAGCCAACTTCCTCCAGCCACTCCCACGATGGCCAATCCAGGTACTGCAACACAAAAGGTTTAAGAGATTTCTCCAGCTAGACAGCAGAAATactatttattaatttgtttttagtgGAATATTTAATGCTGCACAATTATAACTTCATATGGCttgtacaaaacaaaatattacatgtaTATATCATACTGAATAGGGAAATGACATTTATCTTTATGTCCTGGTGTTGACTGCCTGCTGAGCACTCTGAACATGTTTAGACATTAAAGTAGATTCAGcgcacttttatttttgaatagtgTTTTTCAGTGCTTAAAAGCATCCATTGTGGCCTGACTGTCTCTCCTTAATTGGACTGAATGAGTGATCCAGCCGATTGTGTTACAAGTGTTTGTTGTGGTCTTTGGAGCTTTAGTTTACCACAGCTGTCAATTAGGTTCATCAATATTCATAAGGATCTGGTTCTATTAGTTTGGTTTGAAGTATTCTTTAGATGAGCAGCTACAAGTAATCCTgctttcttttctcttcttgtACCAATCGCCCTTTCATTTACACACTCCAGCACATCTCAGAGGTCTTCTCTTATGGGACCCAGTAAAGGGACGTTTGCCCAGTGTGGCTTTTGGGCCCATTATACAAAGGGTCAGTGCTCCTACTTCAAAAGTGCTGTAACAAATACTGCACTACCACACTGATGGTACACATGGTATGAAGGACAAGGCACTTTCACTGCAAATAAGATTAAAATCAGAACTTAATACATACTTCATCTCATTAAAATTGGCAAAAAACTTGATGTAGCACAATCaggtgttaaaaaaaaaaagaagatggtTTGATTTCTTAAGCCTTGCTGCTGTAGTCACAAATATTTGCCAgtactgaaattaaaatgttttctttttgtttttttttaatccatatgaaaaagtaaagttcacaaattaacttttcactttagtAAGAACTTAAtccaaacatgaaaaaaacaaacactggaaaatataaatgaatcTGTGGCATGATCGTGTAAACATACAGGTATATTTTTATCCTAATTGTCCTACTCCTATTTTTACTTATCAGTCCGTTCAAAAAGCCAAATCGCTGTGAGGACAAACTGAGAATGACAGAGCGGTGCATAGTGACTGGGGCAGCTTAGAAAAATTATTATTGGCTAATATTTTTCCCCTTCCTAGTTACAAAAGGGAAGAAAAACGATTTACTGCGTACTACTTTGGCCACTTGCACCGCAGTTTAAAGCAGCATATTATTACAGTAGTTCAACATACGTCCTGTAAATGTAGGTTATTTTCATGTTTGACGTCGATCTCGTCTCAGTGTGATTCTGATTTCCTCGGGCGCAGACTTGTATTCAGCCTCTCTCAGTACATCACGTGCATAAACTACATTGTGCTATTGACCTTGATCCTAACAGTTTGAATACATCACCAGTCCCCCCACATTGAGCACGCCTCCCACTAacttcatatatttttgtttagccTCTGAATAGCCCCAGGTGCATTGTATTAGCTGAAACAAACACTAAAAGGCCATTTAAAGATTTTTGGCAACCTGTCTGTAATGTATGCGACCCCTATGGGTGGTTTAAGCGGTTTAGGCCATGGGTGCAAAgagaagctttttttttaatgacaaagcTAATGTGATTATCTGAGTGAGTGTGAGAACGGGCTATTGAAGGCTTAAAGCAGGGAAATCTGTTGGCAGAGATGAATGTATACGGCTAATCCTATCTGAAAAGTACGGAGAAGATGCTTTGgagatgctgttgtttttttccgcACTGCAAATCTTAGATCGGACATGTCTGTGGCCCTCCTCATCCATCGACCACCAACTCCTCCCCAGGCTGACACACAAAAGCCCTAGTAACAGACTCAGGGGTCCAACCTCCAAACAAGAGAGACCACTTTTTCTACCCGCACAAAAAGCATACAACAACGGCCAACTCTGCCACTGCCACCATAACAACACGCACCAGATTCGCACAAAGCTCAAACTCAAATATTAGTCGATGTCTAGAGAAATCATGTATGGTTAATCAATGTAGTACCAAGGAAAATATTCATTAAGCTAAAAAAGTAAAGGAGTTCTAGGCAAATACTTCAGAGTGGGTGTGTGAATTGCCAAGATCGGTGCAATAAATTCAGGCTCATTCAATTGTGTATGCAAATTAGGCGCCACCAGAGTTTATGTGAAAAACACTTTGTGGGCCTCTTGGAAAGCATGTTGCCAACAGTAAGAATTGACTTGTGAAACATTGGCACACTATTTTGACATTATTGTAAGTAGTTTGATGTAGGGTTGTcaagtattaaaaataaatcagatacTACGATACTtgattctaaaactagtatctaCATATTTATTTGGATAGTTTAGAGTCATTTAGagcacatgtcaaactcaaggcccgtggactaaatgtggcccaccatgtcattttacgtggcccacgacaaggtaGTTTAAAAGGTACGATcgccttaaaatgtcagtttatcaggagatgtgAAGTTATACACCcatattgtttacatttatggacatacatatgcaatatttgtaacctgaataagtaataaatacagaaacagttaatgaacaagttaaaaaagtagtttattttacacTACATCTGGCACTTTGAGaggaaccattttgctgatgtggcccttggtaaAAATGGATTTGACATCCCTGATTTAGAGCATCAAAACTAGCATTAGaccaaaactgtaataaaaacaaaataagccaCAAGCTGCTGAATGTCAATACAGAccagttattttaagttaatgaTTGTAATATACTTTAAAATGTCCTCTTTTTGTTTGTCCCTTTTGACCTTGTTGTAGGTTGTGTGCAAATATCTCTCTATGGATTCCACGGCATCAGAGAAACGTCTGCTGAGCGGTGTTTCTCAAGCAGCAAAAGTGTACTATAACTACACTGGAAGCTCCTCCTGTCTCAACATCTCTCAGACAGCGACAGGCAGCCTTGGCGTTTTGGGTTGGTTCTATCAGGTATGTGCtgatgattttttattattctatttctgttttgatataGTTTTagttatattattatgttttaatacttgctttttgttgtaaatgtgtAACACTGATTTCTACTGTATTTTTAAGCACTAACTTTTCAGGTAAAAGGTCGTCACTTTCTgttctgcatggagatgttcttgctttggcTAAAAAGGTCCACAGTATAGTATCATTAAACTTAGTTGCCTACttgtcaccaggccaagttataggtttGTGGAGTTGCGAGCCTGTTTACAGTAAgagtacatgtttttcaagatggtGGACTCTCAACCAGTAACGTTGCATAGTGCAGAATTAGGGTTTGGAAGATGTTGAGATTGCATCACGACTGACCCTCGTCCTGGTTCCTCTGCAGGCCTGTACAGAGATGGTGATGCC
This Periophthalmus magnuspinnatus isolate fPerMag1 chromosome 13, fPerMag1.2.pri, whole genome shotgun sequence DNA region includes the following protein-coding sequences:
- the rab30 gene encoding ras-related protein Rab-30, which gives rise to MSMEDYDYLFKIVLIGNAGVGKTCLVRRFTQGLFPPGQGATIGVDFMIKTVEIKGEKVKLQIWDTAGQERFRSITQSYYRSANALILTYDITCEDSFRCLPEWLREIEQYANNQVVTILVGNKIDLADKREVHRQRAEDFAEAQSMLYLETSAKESDNVEKLFLDLACELIREAKQNKLDNNDTAPMPGEGKTISYLSCCNVN
- the prcp gene encoding lysosomal Pro-X carboxypeptidase; this encodes MRPGTFGRLDGIWIVAVCILTLCLGSLHAMALKSKLLTRFGGQTNTKDSQISYKTLYIDQKIDHFGFHEDGTFKQRYLLSDKYWHQPGGPILFYTGNEGDITWFCNNTGFMWEVAKELGAMLIFAEHRYYGESMPFGEASYSDSKHLNYLTSEQALADFAVLIKNLKSTIPGAQQSPVIAIGGSYGGMLAAWFRMKYPNIVVGALAASAPIWQFPGLVPCGAFHKTVTQDFAKSGYNCEVNIRKSWSAINNISSTASGLEWLSVEFSLCDSLKNKNDVVSFKNWLQETWVNLAMVDYPYEANFLQPLPRWPIQVVCKYLSMDSTASEKRLLSGVSQAAKVYYNYTGSSSCLNISQTATGSLGVLGWFYQACTEMVMPMCTDGVNDMFEPEEWNFQAFSDECKSMFGVRPRADWAEVVYGGKDISAHSNIIFSNGGLDPWSAGGVTHNISESLVSILIPDGAHHLDLRYSNNLDPPTVRVARALEIKYFKEWIKKQKRAHRSHLNSRL